The genomic stretch GGCATTTTAGCCACATCCTGCCCGCCGGTGGCAATAGCACTTCCCGGTAGTCTTAGCCCCGGAATATTAATAACCTGTTCAGTCAATGGTTCAATTGGCCGACACCCCACATTTTTAATGGTAATTTCCACCGCCTTGCTGTTCAAAAGTCCCGCTACCGCCACAATTCCTGCTGCCGCAATTGTTAGAGCCCCCAATGGCCCTTTGGCAGTTGCCACTATTTTTCCCACTCTTACCACCTTTTCTCCTTTGCTAATTTCAGACACCCCCTCCGCCCCGGCCAACGCCGTCTGAAGCCCGCTAATTCTTTTCACTTCGCCCGCAAGTCCGCGATAATTTCCCAAAAGTAATAACAACATTTTCTTGTACCTCTTTTGTTTTTTCGTCTTTTCCGGAATTTTTTCCAAGCTCAAACTGATTACATCTCCGGCCTTAACCTTTTGTATTTTTTCAATAACTTTAAAAGTGGCCTCCAGCTGTTTGTCTATTACCGGGTTAAATCCTTTAATCAGGGCTGAAATTTTTTGAAATTTATCAAGACTGGTTGTCTCCTCACACAGTAATTCCAATCCTGTCTTAATTTTTTCTTTTTGTTCCGGTGTTAGTTTTTTCATATACCTTGAATATATCAGATTTTCAAATATTCTTCGTCTGGCCGGTGTCAAAGACATTTTATAATCTGGTATCATAAAAGCTCATGATTACCAAATTAGGCAAGCAAAAACTAGAAAAACACATCTTTGATCTGCGCCAAGAGCTAACCCGCACCGTCGAAGAGCGGGCCAAGGCTGCCTACGAGGGCGATCTGAAAGAAAATTCAGCCTATATTTTTCTTGGTGAACGTGCCGAAGTATTACGGTCTCAGATAGTAGAGGCCGAAGGAGACCTGAAAATGTCTATAATCCAAGACATGCCCCTAAACACTGATTCCGTTAACTTCGGTCATAGCGTAACCATCCGCTACGAGTTAGACAAGAGGGAAATCACGATTACTTTGGTCGGCAAAAACGATGCCCGGCTTAAACCGGGTTGGATTTCAGTTGAAAGCCCGGTGGGTTTGGCTCTCAAGGGCAAAAAAATAAATGAACAGGTGACTGTCAACGACCAATTAGTCACCATTCTTCATATTTCTCAGGGGGATTTGTAACCAAAGTCAATTTTGTGTCATACTTTTCCATGTCCGCAATTCTTAAATATGTTTTAGGAAGTTTACTGACAATCGACCTGCTGATTCTCAATTATGGATTCGTCCGCTCGCTTGAAAATCCCAAGGTTATTCCTCTAAAAACCGAAAGTATACCCACTCCCACCCAAATCCAAAAACTCACTCCAACCTTAATCTCACAGCCGGCAAGTACCGCCACCCCCACCAAACCATTACCCAAAAAATTATCCAGTCCAAAGGTTAAAACCGTCGCTTATGTTCCGATTCCTGGTAGTGGCAGCATCCTCAATCCCCAGTGGACCGATATCCCCGGCACCGAGTTTAGTATCAACACCGATGATTACCCAAATCTTACCGATGCCCGGTTTGAGGCCAATATGAAGCTCTTGAACGGAAATGGCAAAGCTTTTCTTCGGCTTTTCGATACCACCGTTGGCATTGAGGTTTGGGGTAGCCAAATCGAAACCGGTAGCCAAAATTTTACCTTTGTAACTTCGGGTGAAATCTATATCCGCCCCGGCAATCATCTTTACAAAATTCAGGCCAAAAGCCTGACCGCCGACACTACCGTATTAAATTCCGCCCGGATTAAGATTGTCTCCGAAAACTAGTATCATTGGTTAATCAAATTGTGTATCAGCAACATCCGTGCTATACTCCCATCTGATTTATTTTAGGCAATAGAATCGTTAAAACTGCCCTCCGCACTCTGATTGTGCATAATAAAATTTAGGGCAATATTAAGATCCCGCCTTATAGGCCACGGATTTTGCCACAATTTATTTTTATTATGTACTACAACAGCAAGTTTTCCCGTCCCTCATATCCCCGTCACGCTAATTTTCGTGGCGGCTTCAAAAGTAGGCCCAGAAGTTTTGCCAACCGTATCGATGTTTCAAAATATATCAGAAAATCCGAAGACTTTATAAAGATAGAAGAAACAGAAACCCAAAACAGTTTCGAGGACTTTGGTTTTAGCGACATCTTATTTCAAAATATCAAAGCCAAAGGTTACATCAAACCTACTCCGATTCAGGATCAGGTTATCCCCCAAATCATCGCTGGTCGCGACATTTTGGGTTTAGCCAACACCGGTACTGGCAAAACCGCCGCTTTTGCTCTGCCTCTAATCGAAAAGATTCTCAAAAACCCTAACAAACGGATGATAATTCTAGCTCCGACTCGCGAATTAGCCATGCAAATTAAGCAGGATATCCGTGATTTTACCCCAGGCTTAAGAGTCTTTTTGGCTCTAGCCATCGGTGGTGCCTACATTCGTGATCAGATTATTGATATTAGACGTGGTCCCCACATTATCATTGGTACCCCCGGCAGAATTAAGGATTTATATGAACGACGGATTATTGATTTTTCCAAAATGGATACCGTAGTTTTGGACGAAGTCGATCGAATGTTGGATATGGGATTTATTGATGATATCCGAATGATTCTGGACAAAATCCCCAAGACCCGTCAAACCCTGTTTTTTTCCGCCACCGTCGATAAAAAAATCGAAAGCTTAATCGATACTTTTCAAAATAATCCTGTCAAAATTTCCGTCAAAACGGAAAACAGCTCTTCCCATGTTGACCAAAATATCGTTCGGGTTGAAAGAAACAAAAAAGAAGATACTCTTTGTCAATTACTCTCCGGCGATGATTTCAAAAAAGTTTTGGTTTTTGGCGCTACCAAAAGAATGGTCGAGAAATTATCTATCACCTTAATCCAAAAAGGTTTCAATGCCGGCGCTATTCATGGTGACAAAGCCCAGCACCAAAGACAGCAGGTCGTTAAGTTATTCAAAGAAAGCCGGATCAAAATTTTAGTCGCTACCGACGTTGCCGCCCGGGGTTTAGATATTGCCGATATCACCCACGTTATCAACTATGATCAGCCAAACACCTACGACGATTACATACACCGCATTGGTCGTACCGGCCGAGGCAACTGCAAAGGCTTTGCCTTAACTTTTGTCGAATAGGTTAAAATTACATTTGTTTTTCAAACCAGTTTAGTTCCCCTCCTTTTTCAAAGCCTGCCCGCCTCTGGAGGGGAGGGGTTAGGGGTGGATTTTAACTCTAAATACCCTGTAGAAATACAGGGTTTTTTCTATCACCATGGTCGCTAGAAGCCAGGCAAATCCGGCCACAAAACCCGCCGCCACATCCGACGGATAGTGAACCCCCAGGTACACCCGGCTCAATCCGACCAGAGACACAATAGAGATTGCTATTGCCAGATATTTCGACAACACATACTGATTTTTTGTGAAACGATAGGAAAAATATGCCAAAGTAAAATAAAAAACAAACGAATTCATGGCGTGGCCTGACGGAAAGCTTGTTGTTTTTTCTTCCACCAGGGGAGACAAGTTGGGTCGGGGCCGGTCAATAAAATGTTTCAGGGTCAAGTTTAGTCCGGCACAAACCAACAGACTCAGCCCGAACAATAGAGCCGGCCTGGTATGTTTTTTATACATTAGATATCCTATGGTCAAAACAGCTATTGTCCCTAACCAATAACCGGACCCCAAAAAGGTAACAAATTTCATCACCTCCGTCAAAATCGGGTTTCGGAAACTATAAACAAACCAGGACATTGTTTCGTCAATATAAATCATGTTTGCCCTAAAGATCCGTTCCGAAAATTCATAAAAAACTCTGATGGATGCCAAAGAAATCACCAAGCCCGCTCCAATCTCCCCCAAAATTACCAAAATGACCCTAATGTTTTTCCACATCACTTAATTCTAATACATCCTATTTTTCTTTTCTCTCTACCTTGATGGTGCATTCGGTCAACAGGGCGGCCAATGTCCCCACCACCGCCAAAATCGGTACCAATACTGCTCCCACCACTCCCAGTGTCAGCGGAAATATCACTACAGTCTTACCATTCTTATCAAGAATCGAAATTTGCCGGACATTTCCTTCGCGGATTATCTCTTTAACTTTTTTTAACAATTCTTCACCCTTGACTTCAAACGTATCATTTTTTTTTGTTTTTTTAATTGCCATTTTATTTATTCCTTAAATATATATGAGTAATGGTTTTAACAATCATCGCTCCACCCAATGCTATCATTATTACCGGGTCAATTTCATTTGTTTGTTTGATAATTCCCATTGCTGTCTGGTAAGCAATACCTATCGTCAACGCCCCGATCATAAACCACATGGCGTTTCTTTCTGCCTTCGCCTCATGTATCGTTTCCCTCTCATCCTTTTTCATCCGGATCATTATGTCAATTAAATCGACCGAGAAAATCAACGCCCAAGTGAAAGTTATTCCTGTTTTCAGTGATTCCGAAACTGGCACTATCTGCAAAAGAAAAATAGGAGCGGCGACCGCCAATATATAAAGCCACCCCTGGAGGCAATTTGGGGTAACCCCCCAGCCGCCGTATTTTCTGATACTAAACCATTTTGGGTTTCCGATCATAATTTTTTAAAAAATAAATAACTCATCAATTTTTGTTTTAAGCGCTATTGCCACATCATGGGCCAACTTCAAAGAGGGAATATATTTCCCCTGTTCTAGAAACACGATAGTTTCCCGCCTTACTCCCACCGCTTCGGCCAATTGTTCCTGAGTTAGGCCGTGTTTGGCTCGCAGTTCTTTAATTTTGGTTTCCATCTAGCTATATGTTAGAACTATCTAACATATTTGTCAAGCACTTCATAATTCCATCATAATTCACCTTCTCAAAATCCGTTGTATCTACTTCAATTAATTCTCCGACGCCCAAAGGTCCCGCTTTTCCGGCCATAAGTACTTTTTCCTGTTCCGAATAGCACAAACGGTCCACATGCCCGGGGTGGCGAAGACCACTTTCTGCCCTTTTTTTAAATCTCTCAAACAATATTTTTCCATCAGCAAAACACAATATTTCAATCACTCTAAATGGATACTTTTTCTGTAAATCCAAAAGCATTTGTCTGTCAATTTCCGGTTTAAAATTACTTTCCAAGACGAGCGATCGTCCTGTCTTCAATAAATTTTCCGTAATTTGGTACAAGATTTTATAACTTACTCCTCCCATTTTTTTTGACCAATCTCTGTCCGAATACCCCAATTCATCAAACAACAATTCCTTAAACATGTCCTTACTAAAATAGGGGATAGAAAATTCTTTTGAAATTTTTCCCGCCAAAGTCGATTTTCCGGTACACGAAAGTCCCGAGACTACAATCATAGTTGGTATGCTCACATTTATCATTATCCCTCAAAGCAGGACTTTAAACCACTCCAATCTCGACTAAGCCAGTCATATTGCACTTTCCAAAAATTAACCTAAGATGTAACCATGTGTGGAATTTTTGGAGTTTATAGTAAAAACCTGGAAGCCTCCAGACTGGTTCATAGCGGTCTGTGGGCCCTTCAACACCGCGGACAAGAGGGTTCAGGCATTGTTTCCTCTGATGGCAGAAAATTACACGTCCATCGGGGTATGGGCTTGGTTGCTTCCGTTTACAACGAGGAAAACCTTCTCAGCTTACCCGGTCCCATTGCCATCGGCCACAATCGCTATTCAACTTCCGGCGGTGCCGGATGTGATCACTTACAGCCGGTAATTAGAGAAGATCGGATACTCGCACTAGCTCATAATGGTAACCTTCCGACTACTGATAAATTAAAATTGTTCTTAACCTCGAAAGGGATCAATACCAACTCCTGAACGACTCGGAACTCATGAGAAAAGCCGTTGGTTATTACCTGGTCAAGGGCATGAGTTTGGAAAAGGCGGTTGAAAAATCA from Candidatus Shapirobacteria bacterium encodes the following:
- a CDS encoding GreA/GreB family elongation factor → MITKLGKQKLEKHIFDLRQELTRTVEERAKAAYEGDLKENSAYIFLGERAEVLRSQIVEAEGDLKMSIIQDMPLNTDSVNFGHSVTIRYELDKREITITLVGKNDARLKPGWISVESPVGLALKGKKINEQVTVNDQLVTILHISQGDL
- a CDS encoding DEAD/DEAH box helicase, whose translation is MYYNSKFSRPSYPRHANFRGGFKSRPRSFANRIDVSKYIRKSEDFIKIEETETQNSFEDFGFSDILFQNIKAKGYIKPTPIQDQVIPQIIAGRDILGLANTGTGKTAAFALPLIEKILKNPNKRMIILAPTRELAMQIKQDIRDFTPGLRVFLALAIGGAYIRDQIIDIRRGPHIIIGTPGRIKDLYERRIIDFSKMDTVVLDEVDRMLDMGFIDDIRMILDKIPKTRQTLFFSATVDKKIESLIDTFQNNPVKISVKTENSSSHVDQNIVRVERNKKEDTLCQLLSGDDFKKVLVFGATKRMVEKLSITLIQKGFNAGAIHGDKAQHQRQQVVKLFKESRIKILVATDVAARGLDIADITHVINYDQPNTYDDYIHRIGRTGRGNCKGFALTFVE
- a CDS encoding phosphatase PAP2 family protein — its product is MWKNIRVILVILGEIGAGLVISLASIRVFYEFSERIFRANMIYIDETMSWFVYSFRNPILTEVMKFVTFLGSGYWLGTIAVLTIGYLMYKKHTRPALLFGLSLLVCAGLNLTLKHFIDRPRPNLSPLVEEKTTSFPSGHAMNSFVFYFTLAYFSYRFTKNQYVLSKYLAIAISIVSLVGLSRVYLGVHYPSDVAAGFVAGFAWLLATMVIEKTLYFYRVFRVKIHP
- a CDS encoding DUF4342 domain-containing protein, whose product is MAIKKTKKNDTFEVKGEELLKKVKEIIREGNVRQISILDKNGKTVVIFPLTLGVVGAVLVPILAVVGTLAALLTECTIKVERKEK
- a CDS encoding helix-turn-helix transcriptional regulator; the encoded protein is METKIKELRAKHGLTQEQLAEAVGVRRETIVFLEQGKYIPSLKLAHDVAIALKTKIDELFIF
- a CDS encoding AAA family ATPase; its protein translation is MIVVSGLSCTGKSTLAGKISKEFSIPYFSKDMFKELLFDELGYSDRDWSKKMGGVSYKILYQITENLLKTGRSLVLESNFKPEIDRQMLLDLQKKYPFRVIEILCFADGKILFERFKKRAESGLRHPGHVDRLCYSEQEKVLMAGKAGPLGVGELIEVDTTDFEKVNYDGIMKCLTNMLDSSNI